One region of Pseudomonas alvandae genomic DNA includes:
- a CDS encoding putative quinol monooxygenase, with protein MTTHIPVSHMAFVRARTGCSKPLGARLSTLIAPSRQTPGCLHFALQQSQCDADLWLVSGLWVNQQAMDAYFNSPAMAIFAELVQDLVVSSLDFHTFREVSAVQATEGCMAKVHKLAG; from the coding sequence ATGACTACACACATCCCCGTCAGTCACATGGCTTTCGTCCGGGCCCGCACTGGCTGTTCCAAGCCGTTGGGTGCACGCCTCAGCACACTGATCGCGCCCTCGCGCCAGACGCCCGGTTGCCTGCACTTTGCCTTGCAGCAATCGCAATGCGACGCCGATTTGTGGCTGGTGTCCGGGCTGTGGGTCAACCAGCAGGCGATGGACGCTTACTTCAACTCACCGGCCATGGCGATCTTCGCCGAGCTGGTACAGGACCTGGTGGTGAGCAGCCTGGATTTCCACACCTTCCGGGAAGTGTCCGCCGTCCAGGCGACCGAAGGGTGCATGGCGAAGGTACACAAACTGGCCGGTTGA
- a CDS encoding aldehyde dehydrogenase family protein codes for MNFPTTQDGLYINGEWLAGDQPLRVINPATEALLTTVYGGDEHAVDQALAAATQAFGPWSSTSGAERGALLRRIAAGVRDARERLMHVQSSNNGKPLFEAAIDVDDVVATFEYYAGLAEELDVRQDSPLALPSDDFSARIRREPCGVVGLIVPWNFPMVTTAWKLAPALAAGCCVVLKPSEVTPLPELELASIIAGCGLPDGVFNLVCGTGLAVGAPLASDPRVAKISFTGSNAVGVQVMQRAAETVKGVSLELGGKSSLLVLADADLDLAVELACGGGFFNAGQMCSATTRVLVADELADEFLQRLKSRAEAIRVADPFDPDVEMGALVNQAQYQRVLGHIDRGLSAGATLVCGGQRPAHLSRGFFLQPTLFTNVPLDSALWCEEIFGPVLCVRSFSSQAEAIALANDSRFGLVASVVSRDAEAAGKVADALQAGLVWINAPQVIFPQAAWGGYKQSSLGRELGPWGLAAFQEIKHVIRAV; via the coding sequence ATGAATTTCCCTACGACGCAAGACGGGCTGTACATCAACGGCGAATGGTTGGCGGGCGATCAACCGTTGCGAGTGATCAACCCGGCGACCGAGGCACTGCTGACCACGGTGTATGGCGGCGACGAGCATGCCGTTGATCAAGCCTTGGCGGCCGCTACCCAGGCGTTTGGCCCCTGGTCAAGCACCTCGGGTGCCGAGCGTGGCGCGTTGCTGCGCCGTATCGCTGCCGGCGTGCGGGATGCTCGTGAGCGGCTGATGCATGTGCAATCGAGCAACAACGGCAAGCCGCTTTTCGAAGCAGCGATCGATGTCGACGATGTGGTCGCGACCTTCGAGTATTACGCCGGGTTGGCCGAAGAACTGGACGTCCGCCAGGACAGCCCATTGGCGTTGCCCAGCGACGATTTCAGCGCACGCATCCGCCGCGAACCTTGCGGGGTGGTCGGCTTGATCGTGCCGTGGAATTTCCCGATGGTCACCACCGCCTGGAAACTCGCCCCGGCCTTGGCCGCCGGTTGCTGCGTGGTGCTCAAGCCTTCGGAAGTCACGCCGCTGCCGGAGCTGGAACTGGCCTCGATCATCGCCGGATGCGGCTTGCCCGATGGCGTATTCAACCTGGTCTGTGGCACGGGCCTGGCCGTTGGTGCGCCGCTGGCGTCAGACCCGCGGGTGGCGAAGATTTCCTTCACCGGCAGCAACGCGGTGGGCGTGCAAGTGATGCAACGGGCGGCGGAAACGGTGAAGGGCGTGAGCCTGGAACTGGGGGGCAAATCGTCCTTGCTGGTACTGGCCGACGCCGACCTCGACCTGGCGGTGGAGCTGGCCTGCGGCGGTGGTTTCTTCAATGCCGGGCAGATGTGTTCGGCCACCACTCGGGTGTTGGTGGCGGATGAGCTGGCCGATGAATTCCTGCAACGGCTCAAGTCGCGCGCCGAGGCGATTCGCGTAGCCGATCCGTTTGACCCGGACGTGGAAATGGGCGCGCTGGTCAACCAGGCGCAATACCAGCGGGTGCTGGGACACATCGACCGCGGCTTGAGCGCCGGGGCGACGCTGGTGTGCGGTGGTCAGCGACCTGCGCATCTGTCGCGCGGCTTTTTTTTACAGCCGACTCTCTTCACCAACGTGCCCCTGGACAGTGCGTTGTGGTGTGAAGAGATTTTCGGACCGGTGCTGTGTGTACGCAGTTTCAGCTCCCAAGCGGAGGCGATTGCCCTGGCCAACGACAGTCGTTTCGGCCTGGTCGCCAGTGTGGTCAGTCGCGATGCCGAGGCGGCCGGGAAGGTCGCCGATGCCTTGCAGGCCGGGCTGGTGTGGATCAACGCACCGCAAGTGATTTTTCCCCAGGCCGCTTGGGGCGGTTACAAGCAGAGCAGTCTTGGCCGTGAATTAGGCCCTTGGGGACTGGCGGCGTTCCAGGAAATCAAGCACGTGATCCGGGCCGTCTGA
- a CDS encoding 5-guanidino-2-oxopentanoate decarboxylase yields the protein MATCGEVLVKLLEGYGVEQVFGIPGVHTVELYRGLARSSIRHVTPRHEQGAGFMADGYARVSGKPGVCFIITGPGMTNITTAMGQAYADSIPMLVISSVQSRSQLGGGRGKLHELPNQGALVGGVAAFSHTLMSAAELPAVLARAFALFQAGRPRPVHIEIPLDVLVEEADDLLGSTPVNISRAGAAPSAVEQMATLLATARRPLVLAGGGALDAGVELTELVERLGAPVALTINAKGLLPSRHPLLIGSTQSLVATRALVAEADVVLAIGTELAETDYDVTFAGGFEIPGALLRIDIDPDQTVRNYPPKLALVADARSAAQALLDALNRRVHGAGDNNWGAVRVERLRVELDQQWDVPTRAQTLFLETILRALPEAVFVGDSTQPVYTGNLTFNPERPRRWFNSSTGYGTLGYALPAAIGAWLGGVDNGHGRPPVVCLIGDGGLQFTLPELASAVEARTPVIVLLWNNQGYEEIKKYMVNRAIEPVGVDIYTPDFIGVAKALGCAAEAVDGVAQLHAALRVACDRQGPTLIEIDQANWMAQVAK from the coding sequence ATGGCGACGTGCGGCGAAGTATTGGTCAAGTTACTCGAAGGCTATGGCGTGGAGCAGGTGTTCGGCATCCCAGGCGTGCACACCGTCGAGTTGTACCGCGGGCTGGCCCGCTCGAGCATCCGCCATGTGACGCCGCGCCATGAGCAGGGCGCCGGTTTCATGGCCGACGGTTACGCCCGGGTCAGCGGCAAGCCGGGCGTGTGCTTCATCATCACCGGTCCTGGCATGACCAACATCACCACCGCCATGGGCCAGGCCTACGCCGATTCGATCCCCATGCTGGTGATCTCCAGCGTGCAGTCGCGCAGTCAACTGGGTGGCGGGCGCGGCAAGCTGCACGAGCTGCCGAACCAGGGCGCGCTGGTGGGCGGCGTGGCGGCGTTTTCCCATACGCTTATGTCGGCTGCCGAATTGCCGGCCGTGCTGGCCCGGGCCTTTGCGTTGTTCCAGGCCGGGCGGCCGCGACCGGTGCACATCGAGATACCGTTGGATGTGCTCGTGGAGGAGGCCGATGACTTGCTTGGCAGCACGCCGGTGAATATCAGCCGTGCCGGGGCCGCGCCCAGTGCCGTTGAGCAAATGGCAACCCTGCTGGCGACGGCGCGGCGGCCGTTGGTACTTGCCGGCGGCGGTGCGCTGGACGCCGGGGTCGAGTTGACTGAACTGGTTGAACGCCTCGGCGCTCCCGTGGCGTTGACCATCAATGCCAAGGGCCTGCTGCCGTCTCGCCATCCGTTGCTGATCGGCTCGACCCAGAGCCTGGTCGCCACCCGCGCGCTGGTGGCCGAAGCCGACGTGGTGCTGGCGATCGGCACCGAGCTGGCCGAGACTGATTACGACGTCACTTTCGCCGGTGGCTTCGAGATTCCCGGCGCGTTGTTGCGCATCGACATCGACCCCGACCAGACCGTGCGCAACTACCCGCCAAAACTGGCGCTGGTGGCCGACGCCCGCAGTGCCGCCCAGGCATTGCTCGATGCATTGAACCGTCGCGTGCACGGCGCGGGCGACAACAATTGGGGCGCGGTTCGTGTCGAGCGGCTGCGGGTTGAACTCGATCAGCAATGGGACGTCCCGACCCGCGCCCAGACGCTGTTCCTCGAGACGATTCTGCGGGCATTGCCCGAAGCGGTTTTCGTCGGCGATTCCACCCAGCCGGTCTACACCGGCAACCTCACCTTCAATCCCGAACGCCCGCGCCGCTGGTTCAACTCGTCCACGGGCTACGGCACCCTCGGCTACGCGTTGCCGGCGGCGATCGGCGCCTGGCTTGGCGGTGTCGACAACGGTCATGGTCGCCCGCCCGTGGTGTGCCTGATCGGCGACGGCGGCTTGCAGTTCACCCTGCCGGAACTGGCCAGCGCGGTGGAAGCGCGCACGCCAGTGATCGTGCTGCTGTGGAATAACCAAGGCTACGAAGAGATCAAGAAATACATGGTCAACCGTGCCATCGAGCCGGTGGGCGTGGACATCTACACGCCGGATTTCATCGGTGTCGCCAAGGCCTTGGGCTGCGCTGCCGAAGCCGTCGACGGCGTCGCGCAACTGCACGCTGCATTACGCGTTGCTTGCGATCGGCAGGGCCCGACGCTGATTGAAATCGATCAGGCGAACTGGATGGCGCAGGTGGCGAAATGA
- a CDS encoding extracellular solute-binding protein, whose product MGEHDLNRRQFIKTASVVSVAAAAMSVPFISARASDTRFVGKTLRLLTWSDDTGLAALRNIAATFEAKTGAKVIADRTGSTSEMVAKLKAGGDRPQYDIITLAGVGAEGLAAAGLLEKPDLNRIPNLVDVPAQYRTGAGGHGIGYLLWCNSLVYSTRTLKQAPNSYAALWDAELAPNIFLPPPNWTEAMDLIIIAAKLAGGDEHNIEPGFKKLAELKDRVMTLGENPNQIAELFRTGSLDMGGLYAPAFFPKQIRDPAYGLGATFGMKEGFYTDLMLSVMPKNRPGDTDLAYAFIDHSLDPLVQGKMAEDIFNGPVNAKAIISAEARKSPYILTPEQIADKAIMHDNAFLATVHDQWIRRYTEIFSS is encoded by the coding sequence ATGGGCGAGCATGATCTGAACAGACGTCAATTCATCAAGACCGCGAGTGTGGTGTCGGTCGCGGCGGCCGCCATGAGCGTGCCTTTTATCAGCGCCCGGGCCAGCGACACGCGGTTTGTCGGCAAGACCCTGCGCCTGTTGACCTGGTCCGATGACACCGGGTTGGCCGCACTGCGCAATATCGCCGCGACGTTCGAGGCCAAGACCGGGGCCAAGGTCATCGCTGATCGAACCGGCAGCACGTCGGAAATGGTCGCCAAGCTCAAGGCCGGTGGCGACCGCCCGCAGTACGACATCATCACGCTCGCGGGCGTCGGCGCCGAAGGCCTGGCCGCCGCCGGGTTGCTGGAAAAACCTGATCTTAATCGCATTCCCAACCTGGTCGATGTGCCGGCGCAATACCGCACGGGCGCGGGCGGGCATGGCATCGGTTATCTGTTGTGGTGCAACAGCCTGGTCTACAGCACTCGCACCCTGAAACAGGCGCCGAACAGCTACGCCGCACTGTGGGATGCGGAGTTGGCGCCGAATATCTTCCTGCCGCCACCGAACTGGACCGAGGCCATGGACCTGATCATCATCGCCGCGAAACTGGCCGGCGGTGACGAACACAACATCGAACCTGGGTTCAAGAAGCTCGCCGAGCTCAAGGATCGGGTGATGACCCTGGGGGAAAACCCCAACCAGATCGCCGAACTGTTCCGCACCGGTTCCCTGGACATGGGCGGGTTGTACGCGCCGGCGTTCTTCCCCAAGCAGATCCGCGACCCTGCCTATGGCCTTGGCGCGACGTTCGGCATGAAGGAAGGTTTCTACACCGACCTGATGCTCTCGGTCATGCCGAAAAATCGCCCAGGCGATACCGACCTGGCCTACGCCTTCATCGACCACTCCCTCGACCCGCTGGTGCAGGGCAAGATGGCCGAGGACATCTTCAACGGCCCGGTCAACGCCAAGGCCATCATCTCTGCCGAAGCGCGCAAGAGCCCGTACATCCTCACGCCCGAGCAAATCGCCGACAAGGCAATCATGCACGACAACGCCTTCCTGGCGACGGTGCATGACCAGTGGATCCGCCGGTACACGGAAATCTTCTCTTCCTGA
- a CDS encoding ABC transporter permease produces the protein MSVTSKKRQALLPGETGRVAGLLSGFILLLAVLPILTMIVMSFSGAANLDFPPSSYSLQWYRAAWHTFVSPDASDVLSLGQAMGTSLLVACLTMIFATLIAVPAAYALTRCEFRGKAVALQLMSLPLVFPMVVLGLALLLVFDSLPFQMTTSRLVIAHVILALPFVVKNCTAAMLGIGSEVEEAARMLGATPRRAIVDVVVPLMKSGILAGMLLAFIVSFNEFTVTYFLYTIDVMTVPIWMYSRTVSSLDPTVFSFAVLIVLIDFVLIWALEKLVGEGGVSF, from the coding sequence ATGAGCGTAACGAGTAAAAAACGCCAGGCGTTGTTGCCTGGTGAAACCGGACGCGTGGCGGGGCTGCTGTCAGGTTTCATCCTGCTGCTGGCGGTGCTGCCGATCCTGACCATGATCGTCATGTCCTTCAGCGGGGCGGCGAACCTGGACTTTCCACCGAGCAGCTACAGCCTGCAATGGTATCGGGCGGCCTGGCACACCTTCGTCTCGCCGGACGCCAGCGATGTGCTGAGCCTGGGCCAGGCCATGGGCACCAGCCTGTTGGTGGCCTGCCTGACGATGATCTTCGCCACGCTGATCGCTGTGCCGGCGGCCTACGCCCTGACCCGTTGCGAGTTCCGTGGCAAGGCCGTGGCGCTGCAGCTGATGTCGCTGCCGCTGGTGTTTCCCATGGTGGTGCTCGGGTTGGCGTTGCTGCTGGTGTTCGACAGCCTGCCGTTCCAGATGACCACCTCGCGGCTGGTGATTGCCCACGTGATCCTCGCCCTGCCGTTCGTGGTGAAGAACTGCACCGCCGCCATGCTCGGCATCGGCAGCGAAGTCGAAGAGGCCGCCCGTATGCTCGGGGCAACACCGCGACGAGCGATCGTCGACGTGGTGGTGCCGTTGATGAAGTCGGGGATTCTCGCCGGGATGCTGCTGGCGTTCATCGTCTCGTTCAACGAATTCACCGTGACCTATTTCCTCTACACCATCGATGTCATGACCGTGCCGATCTGGATGTACAGCCGCACCGTGTCGTCGCTGGACCCCACCGTTTTTTCGTTTGCCGTGCTCATCGTGCTGATCGACTTCGTGCTGATCTGGGCGTTGGAGAAACTGGTGGGCGAGGGCGGCGTTTCCTTTTGA
- a CDS encoding flavin reductase family protein: protein MPDDIHFYEPANGHGLPHDPFNAIVGPRPIGWISSQDGEGRLNLAPYSFFNAFNYVPPIIGFSSVGRKDSLNNIEQTGEFAWNLATRPLAEQMNQSCAMVAPEVSEFELAGLTAAPSRVVQVPRVAESPVSFECKVTQIIQLQRADKGLVPSWLILGEVVAVHIAKWLLKDGVYDTAAAEPILRGGGPADYFQLGPEALFKMHRPR from the coding sequence ATGCCCGACGACATCCATTTTTACGAACCCGCCAACGGCCACGGCCTGCCCCACGACCCGTTCAACGCCATCGTCGGCCCACGGCCCATCGGCTGGATTTCTTCACAGGATGGCGAAGGCCGCCTGAACCTGGCGCCCTACAGTTTCTTCAACGCCTTCAACTACGTTCCGCCGATCATTGGGTTCTCCAGTGTCGGGCGCAAGGACAGCCTGAACAACATCGAACAGACCGGCGAATTCGCCTGGAACCTGGCCACGCGCCCGTTGGCCGAACAAATGAACCAGAGCTGCGCGATGGTTGCGCCAGAGGTCAGTGAGTTCGAACTGGCGGGTTTGACGGCCGCCCCGTCACGGGTGGTCCAGGTGCCGCGTGTCGCTGAAAGCCCGGTGTCCTTCGAGTGCAAGGTCACGCAGATCATTCAATTGCAGCGGGCGGACAAAGGGCTGGTGCCGAGCTGGCTGATCCTCGGCGAAGTGGTCGCCGTGCATATCGCCAAATGGCTGTTGAAGGATGGGGTGTACGACACCGCAGCCGCCGAGCCGATCTTGCGCGGTGGCGGGCCGGCGGATTATTTCCAACTGGGGCCGGAGGCGTTGTTCAAGATGCATCGCCCGCGATAA
- a CDS encoding AraC family transcriptional regulator — protein sequence MSPLDHAHVPLDTYLEQQRAELASIIDRNTSEDGSYATAIGSLHLSRHSQPHKFAPVLAQPALCIMAQGSKQVRLADELFNYDPLHYLVVSVSMPLSGCIANVSPEQPILALRLDIDPAEITALIADAGPLGVPTRPAGRGLYVERLDTPMLDAVLRLARLLDAPKDIAMLAPLVRREILYRLLRSPQGYRLYEIAIANSQSHRISQAIKWLNGHFEQPLRIDDLAREVNLSVSTLHHRFKAMTAMSPLQYQKQLRLQEARRLMLAEGLEASAAGYRVGYESPSQFSREYSRLFGAPPLRDLARLRMTV from the coding sequence ATGTCGCCACTCGATCACGCCCACGTCCCGCTGGACACGTATCTGGAACAACAGCGCGCCGAATTGGCGTCGATCATCGACCGCAACACCAGCGAAGACGGCAGCTACGCCACGGCCATCGGCTCGTTGCATCTGTCGCGCCACAGCCAGCCGCACAAATTCGCCCCCGTTCTGGCGCAACCGGCCCTGTGCATCATGGCCCAAGGCAGCAAACAGGTGCGGCTGGCGGATGAATTGTTCAACTACGATCCGCTGCATTACCTGGTGGTCTCGGTGTCGATGCCGTTGAGCGGTTGCATCGCCAACGTCTCGCCCGAGCAGCCGATCCTGGCGCTGCGCCTGGACATCGACCCGGCGGAAATCACCGCTCTGATCGCCGATGCCGGCCCCCTCGGCGTGCCGACTCGCCCGGCCGGTCGCGGCCTGTATGTCGAACGCCTGGACACGCCGATGCTCGACGCGGTGCTGCGCCTGGCACGCCTGCTCGATGCGCCGAAGGACATCGCCATGCTCGCGCCCTTGGTGCGCCGGGAAATCCTTTATCGCCTGTTGCGCAGCCCGCAAGGCTATCGGCTGTATGAAATCGCCATCGCCAATAGCCAGAGCCATCGCATCAGCCAGGCGATCAAATGGCTCAACGGCCATTTCGAACAGCCGTTGCGCATCGATGACCTCGCTCGGGAAGTGAACCTCAGCGTCTCGACCTTGCATCATCGGTTCAAGGCCATGACAGCCATGAGCCCGCTGCAATACCAGAAGCAACTGCGCTTGCAGGAAGCCCGCCGGCTGATGCTGGCCGAAGGGCTGGAAGCGTCGGCGGCGGGGTATCGGGTGGGGTATGAAAGCCCGTCGCAGTTCAGCCGTGAGTACAGCCGGTTGTTTGGCGCGCCGCCGTTGCGGGATCTGGCGCGGTTGCGGATGACTGTTTGA
- a CDS encoding ABC transporter ATP-binding protein, translated as MTGLILENVEKHYGSACAVRDVNLHLPEGKLVCFLGPSGCGKTTLLRMIAGLESLSGGEIRLDGEDIGHTPAHLRNFGMVFQSLALFPHMTVGENIAYPLKLRGVGKAEQQARVVELLELIQLQAMIDRPVAKLSGGQRQRVAIARAIAARPKILLLDEPLSALDAKLRESMQVEIRQLQQRLNITTILVTHDQREAMTMADIVVVLGEHRVQQVGTPIEIYRHPANEFVADFIGSGNIFPATSLGNGRVGLPGGDTLEVPASLGVNPGERIKLLVRPEDVQLSSPQASAGNRLLGKVTFVRDIGATIETTVECSGVSFTALNTPCQGMDLGIGQPVSVTVPAQVCRLLGT; from the coding sequence ATGACTGGACTGATACTGGAAAACGTCGAGAAACACTACGGCTCGGCCTGCGCGGTCAGGGACGTGAACCTGCATCTGCCCGAGGGCAAGCTGGTGTGTTTCCTCGGGCCTTCGGGCTGTGGCAAGACCACCCTGCTGCGCATGATCGCCGGCCTGGAAAGCCTCAGCGGCGGCGAAATCCGCCTGGACGGCGAAGACATCGGCCACACCCCGGCGCACCTGCGCAACTTCGGCATGGTGTTCCAGTCGCTGGCGTTGTTCCCGCACATGACCGTCGGCGAAAACATTGCCTACCCGCTGAAACTGCGGGGCGTGGGCAAGGCCGAGCAACAGGCGCGGGTGGTGGAGTTGCTGGAGCTGATCCAGCTCCAGGCGATGATCGACCGGCCGGTGGCGAAACTCTCCGGCGGCCAGCGCCAGCGCGTGGCAATTGCCCGGGCCATCGCCGCCCGGCCGAAAATCCTGTTGCTGGACGAACCGCTGTCGGCCCTGGACGCCAAGTTGCGCGAGTCGATGCAAGTGGAAATCCGCCAACTGCAACAGCGCCTGAACATCACCACCATCCTGGTGACCCATGACCAGCGCGAAGCCATGACCATGGCCGACATCGTCGTGGTGTTGGGCGAACATCGCGTGCAGCAGGTCGGCACGCCGATCGAGATCTACCGGCACCCGGCCAATGAATTCGTCGCTGATTTCATCGGTTCCGGCAATATCTTTCCCGCGACTTCCCTGGGCAACGGGCGGGTCGGGCTGCCGGGCGGGGACACGCTGGAAGTACCGGCCAGCCTTGGCGTCAACCCAGGGGAAAGGATCAAGTTGCTGGTGCGCCCCGAAGACGTGCAGCTGTCATCGCCCCAGGCCTCGGCGGGTAACCGGTTGCTGGGCAAGGTGACGTTCGTGCGGGACATCGGCGCGACGATCGAGACCACGGTGGAATGTTCCGGCGTCTCGTTCACGGCGCTGAACACGCCGTGCCAGGGCATGGACCTGGGCATTGGGCAGCCGGTGTCGGTGACCGTGCCGGCGCAGGTGTGTCGGTTGCTGGGGACCTGA
- a CDS encoding ABC transporter permease encodes MEHQPLIHPLSAAPARSRRGLSPTARAWFFLSPSMLFLGVLIAASLLVLRMSVGTKGAEWSGFSLASYGQLLEPYYLKSLLLTLRLALISAVIAVLLAIPVAYTMSRLASPLLRRVFLAAVLLPLLVNLLLQSYGWLVILGPAGMLNQALMGLGLIKRPIMLLYNQNGVLMGLVQTAFPLAVLPIASAMRGVARSYEEAAATLGASRFQVFRQVVLPMSLPGIITGATLVFAYNASSFVVPLLLGGRRVPMLAVMVHDQIAPLMNWPAASAAGVVLIITTLLIMTLSEYFTGRRRRMLEASQ; translated from the coding sequence ATGGAACACCAACCGTTGATCCATCCGCTAAGCGCCGCGCCGGCGCGTTCTCGGCGCGGTCTTTCGCCGACTGCGCGCGCGTGGTTCTTTCTTTCGCCGTCGATGCTGTTTCTCGGTGTGCTGATCGCTGCCAGCCTGTTGGTGCTGCGCATGAGCGTCGGCACCAAGGGCGCGGAATGGAGCGGCTTCAGCCTCGCCAGCTACGGGCAGTTGCTGGAGCCTTATTACCTCAAGTCCCTGCTGCTGACCTTGCGACTGGCGCTTATCAGCGCGGTGATCGCCGTGCTGCTGGCGATTCCCGTGGCCTACACCATGTCGCGCCTGGCCTCGCCGTTGTTGCGACGGGTGTTCCTGGCGGCGGTGCTGTTGCCGTTGCTGGTCAACCTGTTGCTGCAAAGCTATGGCTGGCTGGTCATCCTCGGACCTGCCGGCATGCTCAACCAGGCGCTGATGGGCCTGGGCTTGATCAAGCGGCCGATCATGTTGCTTTACAACCAGAACGGTGTGCTGATGGGCCTGGTCCAGACCGCATTTCCGCTGGCCGTTTTGCCCATCGCCAGTGCCATGCGCGGTGTGGCCCGCAGTTACGAAGAGGCCGCCGCCACCCTCGGCGCCAGCCGTTTCCAGGTATTCCGCCAAGTGGTGCTGCCGATGAGCCTGCCGGGAATCATTACCGGCGCGACATTGGTGTTTGCCTACAACGCCAGCAGCTTTGTCGTGCCGCTGTTGTTGGGTGGTCGACGGGTGCCGATGCTGGCGGTGATGGTCCACGATCAGATTGCTCCGCTGATGAACTGGCCCGCCGCGTCCGCCGCCGGTGTGGTGCTGATTATCACCACACTGCTGATCATGACCCTTTCCGAGTATTTCACTGGCCGTCGTCGGCGGATGCTGGAGGCTTCGCAATGA